A genome region from Prinia subflava isolate CZ2003 ecotype Zambia chromosome 12, Cam_Psub_1.2, whole genome shotgun sequence includes the following:
- the LOC134556912 gene encoding glutamine synthetase isoform X1 has protein sequence MWHSPVRLRRAVAMSVSHSSRLNKLVREQYMRLPQDGRVQVTYVWIDGSGEGVRCKSRTLDKEPKSIEDVPEWNFDGSSTAQAEGSNSDMFLVPVSMFRDPFCLDPNKLVLCEVLKYNRKPAETNLRHTCKKVMDLVKDSHPWFGMEQEYTLLGINGHPYGWPDNGFPGPQGPYYCGVGADKVYGRDIVESHYKACLYAGVKICGTNAEVMPSQWEFQVGPCEGIEMGDHLWMARFILHRVCEDFGVVATLDPKPMTGNWNGAGCHTNYSTEEMRREGGLKHIEAAIEKLSKRHDYHICVYDPRGGRDNSRRLTGHHETSNIFEFSAGVANRGASIRIPRQVGQDGYGYFEDRRPAANCDPYAVTEAIMRTTVLNETGVETKDYAGR, from the exons ATGTGGCACTCACCTGTTCGCCTCCGCAGGGCCGTCGCCATGTCGGTGTcgcacagctccaggctgaacaagctGGTGCGGGAGCAGTACATGAGGCTGCCCCAGGATGGGAGGGTTCAGGTCACCTACGTCTGGATCGACGGCAGCGGCGAGGGCGTGCGCTGCAAGAGCAGGACCCTCGATAAGGAGCCCAAGAGCATCGAAG ATGTCCCGGAGTGGAATTTCGATGGCTCCAGCACGGCACAGGCAGAGGGCTCCAACAGTGACATGTTCCTGGTGCCGGTGTCCATGTTCAGGGACCCTTTCTGCCTGGACCCCAACAAGCTGGTGCTCTGCGAAGTGCTGAAGTACAACAGGAAACCCGCAG agacCAATCTGAGACACACGTGCAAGAAAGTCATGGACCTGGTGAAGGACAGCCACCCGTGGTTCGGGATGGAGCAGGAGTACACGCTGCTGGGCATCAACGGCCACCCCTACGGCTGGCCCGACAACGGCTTCCCCGGCCCGCAGG GTCCCTATTACTGCGGGGTTGGAGCAGATAAGGTGTACGGGCGTGATATCGTGGAGTCCCACTACAAGGCTTGTCTCTATGCGGGGGTGAAGATCTGTGGCACCAATGCAGAGGTGATGCCCTCCCAG TGGGAATTTCAGGTGGGCCCATGTGAAGGCATTGAGATGGGGGATCACCTCTGGATGGCTCGGTTCATCCTCCACCGTGTCTGTGAGGACTTTGGGGTCGTGGCCACTCTGGACCCCAAACCGATGACCGGCAACTGGAACGGCGCCGGGTGTCACACCAACTACAGCACCGAGGAGATGCGGAGAGAGGGGGGTCTCAA GCACATCGAAGCTGCCATCGAGAAGCTGAGCAAGCGGCACGATTACCACATCTGCGTGTACGACCCGCGGGGCGGCAGGGACAACTCCCGGCGCCTCACCGGCCACCACGAGACCTCCAACATCTTCGAGTTCTCGGCTGGCGTGGCCAACCGCGGCGCCAGCATCCGCATCCCGCGCCAGGTGGGCCAGGATGGCTACGGATACTTTGAGGACCGGCGGCCGGCGGCCAACTGCGACCCCTATGCGGTCACCGAGGCCATCATGAGGACAACGGTGCTCAACGAGACCGGGGTGGAGACCAAGGACTACGCTGGGCGCTGA
- the LOC134556912 gene encoding glutamine synthetase isoform X2 codes for MSVSHSSRLNKLVREQYMRLPQDGRVQVTYVWIDGSGEGVRCKSRTLDKEPKSIEDVPEWNFDGSSTAQAEGSNSDMFLVPVSMFRDPFCLDPNKLVLCEVLKYNRKPAETNLRHTCKKVMDLVKDSHPWFGMEQEYTLLGINGHPYGWPDNGFPGPQGPYYCGVGADKVYGRDIVESHYKACLYAGVKICGTNAEVMPSQWEFQVGPCEGIEMGDHLWMARFILHRVCEDFGVVATLDPKPMTGNWNGAGCHTNYSTEEMRREGGLKHIEAAIEKLSKRHDYHICVYDPRGGRDNSRRLTGHHETSNIFEFSAGVANRGASIRIPRQVGQDGYGYFEDRRPAANCDPYAVTEAIMRTTVLNETGVETKDYAGR; via the exons ATGTCGGTGTcgcacagctccaggctgaacaagctGGTGCGGGAGCAGTACATGAGGCTGCCCCAGGATGGGAGGGTTCAGGTCACCTACGTCTGGATCGACGGCAGCGGCGAGGGCGTGCGCTGCAAGAGCAGGACCCTCGATAAGGAGCCCAAGAGCATCGAAG ATGTCCCGGAGTGGAATTTCGATGGCTCCAGCACGGCACAGGCAGAGGGCTCCAACAGTGACATGTTCCTGGTGCCGGTGTCCATGTTCAGGGACCCTTTCTGCCTGGACCCCAACAAGCTGGTGCTCTGCGAAGTGCTGAAGTACAACAGGAAACCCGCAG agacCAATCTGAGACACACGTGCAAGAAAGTCATGGACCTGGTGAAGGACAGCCACCCGTGGTTCGGGATGGAGCAGGAGTACACGCTGCTGGGCATCAACGGCCACCCCTACGGCTGGCCCGACAACGGCTTCCCCGGCCCGCAGG GTCCCTATTACTGCGGGGTTGGAGCAGATAAGGTGTACGGGCGTGATATCGTGGAGTCCCACTACAAGGCTTGTCTCTATGCGGGGGTGAAGATCTGTGGCACCAATGCAGAGGTGATGCCCTCCCAG TGGGAATTTCAGGTGGGCCCATGTGAAGGCATTGAGATGGGGGATCACCTCTGGATGGCTCGGTTCATCCTCCACCGTGTCTGTGAGGACTTTGGGGTCGTGGCCACTCTGGACCCCAAACCGATGACCGGCAACTGGAACGGCGCCGGGTGTCACACCAACTACAGCACCGAGGAGATGCGGAGAGAGGGGGGTCTCAA GCACATCGAAGCTGCCATCGAGAAGCTGAGCAAGCGGCACGATTACCACATCTGCGTGTACGACCCGCGGGGCGGCAGGGACAACTCCCGGCGCCTCACCGGCCACCACGAGACCTCCAACATCTTCGAGTTCTCGGCTGGCGTGGCCAACCGCGGCGCCAGCATCCGCATCCCGCGCCAGGTGGGCCAGGATGGCTACGGATACTTTGAGGACCGGCGGCCGGCGGCCAACTGCGACCCCTATGCGGTCACCGAGGCCATCATGAGGACAACGGTGCTCAACGAGACCGGGGTGGAGACCAAGGACTACGCTGGGCGCTGA